The following proteins are encoded in a genomic region of Dasypus novemcinctus isolate mDasNov1 chromosome 3, mDasNov1.1.hap2, whole genome shotgun sequence:
- the ISL2 gene encoding insulin gene enhancer protein ISL-2: protein MVDIIFHYPFLGAMGDHSKKKPGTAMCVGCGSQIHDQFILRVSPDLEWHAACLKCAECSQYLDETCTCFVRDGKTYCKRDYVRLFGIKCAKCQVGFSSSDLVMRARDSVYHIECFRCSVCSRQLLPGDEFSLREHELLCRADHGLLLERAAAGSPRSPGPLPGARGLHLPDPGSGRQPPLRPHVHKQTEKTTRVRTVLNEKQLHTLRTCYAANPRPDALMKEQLVEMTGLSPRVIRVWFQNKRCKDKKKSILMKQLQQQQHSDKTSLQGLTGTPLVAGSPIRHESAVQGSAVEVQTYQPPWKALSEFALQSDLDQPAFQQLVSFSESGSLGNSSGSDVTSLSSQLPDTPNSMVPSPVET from the exons ATGGTggatattatttttcattatcctTTTCTGGGTGCTATGGGGGATCATTCCAAGA AGAAGCCCGGGACCGCCATGTGCGTGGGCTGCGGGAGTCAGATCCACGACCAGTTTATCCTGCGGGTGTCGCCCGACCTCGAGTGGCACGCCGCCTGCCTCAAGTGCGCCGAGTGCAGCCAGTACCTGGACGAGACGTGCACGTGTTTCGTGAGAGACGGGAAGACCTACTGCAAGCGGGACTACGTCAG GCTGTTCGGCATCAAGTGCGCCAAGTGTCAGGTGGGCTTTAGCAGCAGCGACCTGGTGATGCGGGCACGGGACAGCGTGTACCACATCGAGTGCTTTCGCTGCTCCGTGTGCAGCCGCCAGCTACTGCCCGGCGACGAGTTCTCGCTGCGGGAGCACGAGCTGCTCTGCCGCGCGGACCACGGCCTCCTGCTCGAGCGCGCGGCGGCGGGCAGCCCGCGCAGCCCGGGCCCGCTCCCCGGTGCCCGCGGCCTGCATCTGCCAG ACCCCGGGTCGGGCCGGCAGCCCCCGCTGCGTCCGCATGTGCACAAGCAGACGGAGAAGACGACCCGCGTGCGGACCGTGCTCAACGAGAAGCAGCTGCACACCCTGCGGACGTGCTACGCGGCCAACCCGCGGCCCGACGCGCTCATGAAGGAGCAGCTGGTGGAGATGACCGGCCTGAGCCCGCGGGTCATCCGCGTCTGGTTCCAGAACAAGCGCTGCAAGGACAAGAAGAAATCCATCCTCATGaagcagctgcagcagcagcagcacagcGACAAGACG AGCCTCCAGGGACTGACAGGAACGCCGCTGGTGGCAGGCAGCCCCATCCGCCACGAGAGCGCCGTGCAGGGCAGCGCAGTGGAGGTGCAGACGTACCAGCCGCCGTGGAAAGCGCTCAGCGAGTTCGCTCTCCAAAGTGACCTGGACCAACCCGCCTTCCAGCAGCTG GTCTCCTTCTCCGAGTCCGGCTCCCTGGGCAATTCCTCCGGCAGCGACGTGACCTCCCTATCCTCGCAGCTACCGGACACCCCCAACAGCATGGTGCCGAGTCCCGTGGAGACGTGA